Proteins co-encoded in one Spirosoma endbachense genomic window:
- the purS gene encoding phosphoribosylformylglycinamidine synthase subunit PurS — MKYVAEINIMTRSEILDPQGKAVKLGLHNLQMDNIDNVRIGKHIRLEVDADSQEKAHETVDTACRQLLANLIMEEYSFELQPA, encoded by the coding sequence ATGAAATACGTTGCCGAAATTAACATCATGACCCGTTCGGAAATTCTGGACCCACAGGGAAAAGCCGTTAAACTGGGCCTTCATAACCTCCAGATGGACAATATTGACAACGTCCGGATCGGGAAACATATCCGGCTTGAGGTAGATGCCGATAGTCAGGAAAAAGCACATGAAACGGTAGACACTGCCTGTCGCCAACTGCTGGCCAACCTGATCATGGAAGAATATTCTTTCGAGTTGCAACCAGCTTAA
- a CDS encoding 3-oxoacyl-ACP synthase III family protein, producing MTTTYSRITGLGFYVPDNVVTNDDLTQYMDTSDAWIQERTGIKQRRFFTYGKETNASMAAAASRMALKRAGLDAKDVDLIVYATLSPDYYFPGSAFLMQRELGLEGIAVIDIRQQCSGFVYALSIADQFIKTGMYRTALVIGSEIQSTLMDKTTEGRGVAVIFGDGAGAAVVQATTDPEHRILSTHLHADGRYAEELYLKDPGSSRPDHFITADTATAGGSSVVMNGNTVFKHAVVRFMEVINESLHANGYQPGDLALLVPHQANIRISGYVQQQMNLPDEKVFNNIQKYGNTTAASIPIALTEAFEQGRIQPGDLVCLAAFGSGFTWASALIKW from the coding sequence ATGACGACCACTTATTCAAGGATTACCGGGTTAGGCTTTTACGTACCAGACAACGTGGTTACGAATGACGACCTGACCCAATATATGGATACATCCGACGCCTGGATTCAGGAACGGACGGGTATTAAACAACGGCGTTTTTTCACCTACGGGAAAGAGACTAACGCCAGTATGGCCGCAGCCGCATCGCGAATGGCGCTCAAACGCGCTGGTTTGGACGCCAAAGATGTCGATCTGATTGTTTACGCTACGCTTTCGCCGGATTATTATTTTCCGGGCTCGGCGTTTCTTATGCAGCGCGAGTTGGGCCTGGAAGGTATAGCCGTTATAGACATTCGGCAGCAGTGTTCTGGCTTTGTCTACGCCTTGTCCATTGCCGACCAGTTTATCAAAACCGGGATGTACAGGACAGCTCTGGTGATTGGGTCGGAGATCCAGTCAACGCTGATGGATAAAACAACCGAAGGTCGTGGGGTTGCGGTTATTTTTGGTGATGGTGCGGGGGCGGCTGTCGTTCAGGCTACAACAGATCCGGAACATCGTATCCTGTCGACCCACCTACATGCCGACGGTCGTTACGCCGAGGAATTATATTTGAAAGATCCGGGCAGCAGTCGGCCTGATCACTTCATTACAGCCGATACGGCTACAGCAGGTGGGAGCAGCGTAGTGATGAACGGAAACACCGTTTTCAAACATGCTGTCGTACGCTTCATGGAGGTGATTAACGAAAGTCTTCATGCCAATGGGTATCAACCCGGCGATCTGGCTCTTCTGGTGCCGCATCAGGCCAATATTCGTATTTCTGGCTATGTTCAGCAGCAGATGAATCTGCCCGATGAGAAGGTGTTCAATAACATTCAGAAATACGGGAACACGACCGCAGCGTCTATTCCGATTGCACTGACCGAAGCGTTCGAGCAAGGCCGCATCCAACCCGGCGATTTAGTTTGTCTGGCGGCCTTTGGGAGCGGCTTTACCTGGGCATCAGCTCTGATAAAATGGTAA
- a CDS encoding CoA-binding protein: MNAESKKTVVIGASENPGRYANRAAHSLVRHGHEIELVGLRPGQIEGRPIQTGQPMLTDIDTVTLYVGPRNQSDLYDYIKGLKPKRVIFNPGTENPDFESQLQAEGIEPIEACTLVMLSIGTY; the protein is encoded by the coding sequence ATGAATGCTGAATCAAAAAAAACAGTAGTAATTGGCGCTTCTGAAAATCCTGGACGATATGCAAATCGGGCTGCTCATAGTTTAGTACGACATGGCCACGAAATAGAATTAGTTGGATTAAGGCCGGGCCAGATCGAAGGGCGCCCTATTCAAACGGGCCAACCGATGCTAACCGATATCGATACCGTTACCCTGTATGTTGGGCCACGGAATCAATCGGACCTGTACGACTATATCAAAGGGCTGAAGCCGAAGCGAGTGATTTTTAATCCTGGAACCGAAAATCCGGATTTTGAGAGCCAATTACAGGCCGAAGGTATTGAACCTATTGAAGCCTGTACATTGGTGATGTTATCTATCGGAACCTATTAA
- a CDS encoding HNH endonuclease — protein sequence MIEKKYQSFWNEKWVPIVFDGVENQPRYDVSNYGRLRSFQTTTRPANPTTTTTGTIIKGSVIQGYRSLNIRSAGKTLNRYVHKLVAEQFITRENPDQTFVIHLDHDKQNNYYQNLKWVTKNEMIEHNRNNPSLKNRPAPRPTRNYKLTESKVKIIKKLLRNDKNRLKMIAKQFGITHTQLNRIRSGENWKHVTIDGD from the coding sequence ATGATTGAGAAGAAGTATCAAAGTTTCTGGAACGAAAAGTGGGTGCCCATAGTGTTCGATGGTGTTGAAAACCAGCCTCGCTATGACGTTTCAAATTATGGACGACTGCGTAGTTTTCAGACTACAACACGCCCTGCCAACCCGACAACTACTACAACTGGAACTATTATTAAAGGTTCTGTCATTCAGGGATATCGATCGCTAAACATACGTTCGGCGGGAAAGACCCTGAACCGATATGTTCATAAGCTGGTTGCCGAGCAGTTCATAACCCGCGAAAATCCCGATCAAACCTTCGTGATCCATCTCGACCACGATAAGCAAAATAACTACTATCAGAATCTGAAGTGGGTTACTAAAAACGAGATGATTGAGCATAACCGGAACAATCCGAGTCTCAAAAATCGCCCGGCACCTCGCCCAACCCGCAACTATAAATTAACCGAAAGCAAGGTTAAAATTATTAAGAAGCTGCTCAGAAATGATAAAAATCGACTTAAGATGATTGCCAAGCAATTTGGCATCACCCATACACAATTGAATCGAATTCGGTCGGGCGAAAACTGGAAACATGTGACCATTGATGGCGATTAG